A genomic region of Caloramator mitchellensis contains the following coding sequences:
- a CDS encoding flotillin family protein: MQDFVIPIIIVAVVLFLIITILSMWKRVPQDKALVVTGLKKRVISGGGGLVIPLLERTDVISLQNMKIEVKIDGALTEQGVDIGADGVAVIKVKSDMESILSAAEQFNTGEEQRTIAKIQDTAKDVLEGKLREIISKLTVEEIYKDREKFAAQVQEVAAVDLADMGLEIKAFTIRDINDNNGYLDALGKKRIAEVKRDAEIAQAEANKETKIRTAEANREGEAARLVAETQIAESTKEKELKVQSYRKEQEIAKANADLAYEIESNKVKKDVTEAQMQVEIIRKQKEIELAEQEALRKEKELEATIIKQAEAEKFKTEKLAEATKYKELQDAEARAAAIRLEGQARAEARKLEGMAEVEIIREKGKAEAEAMMKKAEAFKLYNDAAITQMIIEKLPEIAKAVAEPLSKTEKIVIIDNGNGKGAAKVTEYVTDVVARLPETVEALTGVKVGDLINKVGNGQVTKKDVID; the protein is encoded by the coding sequence ATGCAGGATTTTGTAATTCCAATCATAATTGTTGCTGTTGTTTTATTCTTAATCATTACCATTCTTTCTATGTGGAAAAGAGTTCCACAGGATAAGGCACTTGTAGTTACTGGCTTAAAGAAAAGGGTTATTTCAGGTGGCGGTGGGCTTGTTATTCCACTTCTTGAAAGAACAGATGTTATTTCGCTGCAAAATATGAAAATTGAAGTTAAAATCGATGGCGCTCTAACCGAACAAGGCGTTGATATTGGAGCTGATGGTGTTGCTGTTATAAAGGTTAAATCAGACATGGAATCAATCTTATCTGCAGCAGAACAGTTCAATACAGGTGAAGAACAAAGAACTATTGCAAAAATTCAAGATACAGCAAAGGATGTTCTTGAAGGAAAGCTCCGTGAAATTATTTCAAAACTTACAGTTGAAGAAATTTATAAAGACAGAGAAAAATTTGCAGCACAAGTTCAAGAGGTAGCAGCTGTTGACCTTGCTGATATGGGGCTTGAAATTAAGGCCTTCACGATAAGAGATATTAATGATAACAATGGATATCTTGATGCACTTGGAAAGAAGAGAATTGCAGAAGTAAAAAGGGATGCTGAAATTGCACAGGCAGAGGCAAATAAGGAAACAAAGATAAGAACAGCAGAAGCTAATAGAGAAGGGGAAGCTGCAAGGTTAGTTGCAGAAACTCAAATTGCTGAATCAACAAAGGAAAAGGAATTAAAGGTTCAGTCATATAGAAAAGAGCAGGAAATCGCAAAGGCTAATGCCGACCTTGCTTATGAAATAGAATCTAATAAAGTTAAAAAAGATGTAACTGAAGCTCAGATGCAGGTTGAAATCATTAGAAAGCAGAAGGAAATTGAACTTGCAGAGCAGGAGGCACTAAGAAAAGAAAAAGAACTCGAGGCCACAATAATTAAACAGGCAGAGGCTGAAAAATTTAAAACCGAAAAGTTAGCAGAGGCTACAAAATATAAAGAATTACAAGATGCAGAGGCAAGGGCGGCAGCTATAAGACTTGAGGGGCAAGCTAGAGCTGAAGCAAGAAAGCTTGAGGGTATGGCAGAAGTTGAGATAATTAGAGAAAAGGGTAAGGCAGAAGCTGAGGCTATGATGAAGAAGGCAGAGGCGTTTAAGCTTTACAATGATGCTGCTATAACTCAAATGATTATTGAAAAACTGCCTGAAATAGCAAAGGCTGTTGCTGAACCGCTATCAAAGACCGAAAAGATTGTTATTATTGACAACGGTAATGGAAAAGGAGCAGCAAAGGTTACTGAGTATGTAACTGATGTTGTTGCAAGACTTCCTGAAACTGTTGAAGCTTTAACAGGAGTTAAAGTAGGGGACTTAATTAATAAGGTTGGAAATGGCCAGGTTACAAAGAAAGATGTTATAGACTAA